The stretch of DNA CCAATTGTTGTAATAATAGTTGTAACCTTTTTTTGGCATCTTGTTCGTTACTCATACTCTATGCCTCCTTTCTTTCATAAGAAAAAGAAAGGAAGACCCGATTTCAAGGTCTTCCTTTTGATTAATCGTTTAATGACGAAAAGAAAGCTTGAAGATGGTCAACTACCTCTTCTTTTTTCCATTCAAATGCTTCGCCAGTTTTTCTTATTTTCACTTCGACTAAACCTTCGGCTGCTTTTTTACCGACTGTTATTCGGATCGGTAAACCGATTAAATCTGAATCGGCAAATTTCACACCCGCACGTTCAGCACGGTCATCATATAACACATCGTAGCGATATGATTTCATTAAATTATATAATTCATCAGAAAGAGCAACTTGTGCTTCGTCCTTTGTATTTACAGGCACTAAATGTACATTATATGGCGCGATTGCACTTGGCCAGATAAATCCTTTATCATCTTGGAACTGTTCCGCAACAGCAGCCATGACACGGGAAACCCCAATACCGTAACACCCCATAATATAAGGCTGTGAACGGCCATTATCATCAAGGAAAGTTCCGTTCATCGGTTCAGAGTAGGTTGTACCAAGTTTAAAGACGTGTCCTACTTCAATTCCTTTAGCGAAAACGATTGTTCCATTGCCGTCAGGAGAAGCGTCGCCTTCCATGATGAAACGTAAATCTTCATACTGGTCTACTGCAAAATCACGTTCTGGATTAACATTCGTTAAATGGAATCCAGCAACATTTGCTCCACATACGCCATTACGAATCGACGCTACAGCATGATCAGCAATGACTTTTACACCTAATGGAATTTTTACAGGACCTAGAGACCCAACTTCACATTGAAGCAAGTTTTGCACCTCTTCTTCAGATGCAAACTCTACCACTTTTGCCTGCAATGCATTTTTAACTTTTATATCATTGATTTCGTGATCTCCGCGAGCGAGAACCAATACTAATTCCCCATCCACGTTAAACACCAACGTTTTGATACATTGTTGAGCATCTAGATTCAGGAAGCTCGCTACTTGCTCAATCGTTTTTTGGTCAGGAGTAGCTACTTTCTCGACCTCTTTTAGCTCTTCTGTTGATGCTTCATATGAAACTTTAACTTCAGCCATTTCAAT from Paenisporosarcina sp. FSL H8-0542 encodes:
- a CDS encoding proline--tRNA ligase; protein product: MKQSLTFIPTLRETPADADVKSHQLLLRAGFIRQNTSGIYSFLPLGKRVLQKVESIVREEMDAINGVEVLMPAMQQAELWQETGRWYSYGPELMRLKDRHNRDFALGATHEEVITSLLRDEIKSYKKLPLTLYQIQTKFRDEKRPRFGLLRGREFLMKDAYSFHATRESLDQTYEDMVKAYSNIFSRLGLNFRAVIADSGAIGGKDTHEFMVLSEIGEDTIAYSDASDFAANIEMAEVKVSYEASTEELKEVEKVATPDQKTIEQVASFLNLDAQQCIKTLVFNVDGELVLVLARGDHEINDIKVKNALQAKVVEFASEEEVQNLLQCEVGSLGPVKIPLGVKVIADHAVASIRNGVCGANVAGFHLTNVNPERDFAVDQYEDLRFIMEGDASPDGNGTIVFAKGIEVGHVFKLGTTYSEPMNGTFLDDNGRSQPYIMGCYGIGVSRVMAAVAEQFQDDKGFIWPSAIAPYNVHLVPVNTKDEAQVALSDELYNLMKSYRYDVLYDDRAERAGVKFADSDLIGLPIRITVGKKAAEGLVEVKIRKTGEAFEWKKEEVVDHLQAFFSSLND